The DNA region GGATATGATGAAGATCAATTATAGTTTAAATTTAGAGGGTGAGGCTTGTCCTTACCCTGCCATTGCGACCTTAGATGCTTTAGATGAGCTTAAAAGTGGGGAAATTTTAGAGGTGCTTTGTGATTGTCCGCAAAGCATACACTCTATCCCAAATGATGTGAAAAATAGAGGCTCTAAGGTGCTTGAAATCGATCAAGATGGACCAACTTTGCGTTTTTTAATCCAAAAAATTTAGTGGATTTTAGTGCGGAAATTCATAGCGCGGTGAAGAGAGATGAAATCGACATTTTCTAAATTCACTCCGCTTGGAATTCCTTGCGCTATCTTACTTAATTTTAATTCTAAATTTTTCAAATTTTCTTCTATGAAGAAGATTGTTGCGTCAGAATGAACGCTGTGAGTTAGTGCAAAAATAAGCTCCTTGCTTTTTAATTTTTCTATCATTGCTTTTAGTTTGCTTAATTTTTCTTCGTTTAATTCATTAAGGACGAAGTAAAAGCCATTATATCCGCCGCTTTCCTCTAGGATTAAAATATCCTTAGCGTTTTCCACAAGGCAAATGAGGTTTTCATCTCTTTGAGTATCTGTGCAAATTTCACAAAGTTCATTTTCACTTAAAGCCCCACATTGCTTACAGCTTTTGATAAATCTTAGGGCGTTTTCTATATTATGAGAGAGCTTCATACCCTCCAAAGGATTTTGCATACAAATATATAAAGCTAGGCGAATTGCCGTTTTTTTGCCTATGGTGGGAAGATTGGCAAAGCTTTCAACTAATTCGTTAAATTTTTCTAAGCCCTTATAAGCCATTATTTTCTCCAAAAAAAATCTCAAAATGATGTGTTTGTTCTTTAAATTCATACTTTAATTCAAAGTTGTGTAATTTACATACTTCATAAATAATATAAAGCCCAAGCCCCATACCTTCTTTATCTTTTGTGTTTTTATCGCGTGTAAAGGCTTTAATATAAAATTCTAAAGGATGCTCTAGGGCTTGTCCTTGGTTTTTAATCACAAAATAATGCTCAAAACACTCCAGCTCACAAGTGCCGTTTATGGAGTATTTAAGGGCATTATCCAAAAGATTTTTAATAATGAGAGAAAAAATTTCTCTATCAGCGTTAATAATAGGGTCATTATGTAAATTAATTTTAATTACTTTGTCAAAATCATCTCTTAAAAGAGAATTTTTCGCTTCATTTAAAAAGGTGCTAAAATGGTGATTTTCAAGAATAAGATTGTAATTTTTTGAAAAAAGATTTTCTATTTTGGCAAATTCGTTGATGAGGTTATTCATTCTTTCAAAAATTTCTATAAGGCGAGTTTTTTGCTTTTCATCTTTGGTCATTTCAGCGATAATTCTGCCCTTACCAATAGGCGTTTTAAGCTCGTGCATAATGGTCCTTAAGAAAAGCTGCCTTGAGTGGATAAGATCTTGATTTTTGCGATAAGCCTTGTCAAATTCTAAGGCGATCATACCTATTTCATCTTTGGAGTAGCCTTTAAAGTTGGGCGTTTCGTTGCTATTAATTTTAATAATTTCATTTTTAAGTTTTTTGAAAGGTTTTAGGGAATTTAATACAGAAAAATACATAAAAATAAACAAAAAGGCAAAAAAGAAAAAGCTAGCAAGCAAAAGTCCATAAATTCTATCATTGTCTTTTTGCTTGAAAATTCCATTAAAATGTTCGCAACTAATGCTAAGATAAATATTATGATGATAAAGTAAGGAAGAAAAAGAGCAGTCGCGTTCCTTAGCTTCGAAAAGCTTTTCGGCTTTTTTATGTATGGTTTGCGTGAGAGAATTTGGCTCTAGCTCTTTAAAGCCCATATTTTCAAGGTCTTTTTTAAGATCATTGTTTAAATAACTTCTTTTTTTGCTAGCGACTAGAAATTTGATAAGATCTGCTTGTTTAACATTGACCTTTTCATTATAAGCATTTTCTTCTATCTGCAAAAGCACGACAAAAAGAACGCAAACGATAGCGAAAGTAAGGGTGAAGAGGATTATAAGCTTAGAGCGTATCGTGTAAGTTTGTATCATCCTACGAGTTTATATCCTATACCTCTAACAGAAAAGATATATTTAGGGGCTCTTGAATTATCACCTATTTTAGTTCTTAAACGACCTATAATCACATCAAGGCTTTTGGAGTCCCTATCTCTTAAGCTTTTGCAGTGGCTTACTAACTGCTCTCTTGAAATGGAAAGTCCGTGTTGGGAGATGAGGTATTCTAAAATTTCATACTCGGCTGGAGTGAGGGTAAGTGGGCGACCATTACAAGAAATTTCGTGGCGTCTTTTATCGACTTTAAAGTCCGAATTAACGCTTTCTTTGGTGTTTTCTTCTATCCTTTTGCTGCGGCGAACTAGGCTTATGATTCTCGCATACATCTCTTTAGGATCATAAGGTTTTGGCAAATAATCATCAGCACCGATTTGAAGCCCCATAACCTTATCGCTTAAATCGCCTCTAGCAGAAGAAATGATAATGGGGATATGGCTTTTTGCTCTTATCTCTTTACACACCTCAAGCCCATCAATGCCCGGTAAAGTGAGGTCCAAAATAAGACAATCATACCCATCAAGTCCATCATTTAGGGCGTTTTTAGGAGATTCGTAATTTGTGATGTTAATATTAAATTGCACTAAATAT from Campylobacter upsaliensis includes:
- a CDS encoding ArsS family sensor histidine kinase; the protein is MIQTYTIRSKLIILFTLTFAIVCVLFVVLLQIEENAYNEKVNVKQADLIKFLVASKKRSYLNNDLKKDLENMGFKELEPNSLTQTIHKKAEKLFEAKERDCSFSSLLYHHNIYLSISCEHFNGIFKQKDNDRIYGLLLASFFFFAFLFIFMYFSVLNSLKPFKKLKNEIIKINSNETPNFKGYSKDEIGMIALEFDKAYRKNQDLIHSRQLFLRTIMHELKTPIGKGRIIAEMTKDEKQKTRLIEIFERMNNLINEFAKIENLFSKNYNLILENHHFSTFLNEAKNSLLRDDFDKVIKINLHNDPIINADREIFSLIIKNLLDNALKYSINGTCELECFEHYFVIKNQGQALEHPLEFYIKAFTRDKNTKDKEGMGLGLYIIYEVCKLHNFELKYEFKEQTHHFEIFFGENNGL
- a CDS encoding response regulator transcription factor, producing MMKVLMIEDDADFAQLLSEYLVQFNINITNYESPKNALNDGLDGYDCLILDLTLPGIDGLEVCKEIRAKSHIPIIISSARGDLSDKVMGLQIGADDYLPKPYDPKEMYARIISLVRRSKRIEENTKESVNSDFKVDKRRHEISCNGRPLTLTPAEYEILEYLISQHGLSISREQLVSHCKSLRDRDSKSLDVIIGRLRTKIGDNSRAPKYIFSVRGIGYKLVG
- the yedF gene encoding sulfurtransferase-like selenium metabolism protein YedF, which translates into the protein MKINYSLNLEGEACPYPAIATLDALDELKSGEILEVLCDCPQSIHSIPNDVKNRGSKVLEIDQDGPTLRFLIQKI
- the recR gene encoding recombination mediator RecR produces the protein MAYKGLEKFNELVESFANLPTIGKKTAIRLALYICMQNPLEGMKLSHNIENALRFIKSCKQCGALSENELCEICTDTQRDENLICLVENAKDILILEESGGYNGFYFVLNELNEEKLSKLKAMIEKLKSKELIFALTHSVHSDATIFFIEENLKNLELKLSKIAQGIPSGVNLENVDFISLHRAMNFRTKIH